The bacterium genome segment GCTGATCAAGGACTTCGTGGGCGCGGCGATCGAGGAGGCGATCAAGCTGGAAACGGCGCTCCGCACGCTGACCACCGACGTGAAAGTCGTGCTGATGCACTACTCGCCGGTGACGGACACGCTGCGCGGCGAGCCGGAGTACATCTACCCATTCCTCGGCTCCTCCCGCTTACTCGAGCCTCTGGAGACGCACGGCGCGTCGGTGATCTTCCACGGCCACGCCCACGCCGGGCAACTGGAAGGGCGGACGCCGAGTGGCGTGCCGGTGTTCAACGTGGCGCTGCCGCTGCTGAGGCAGCACGGCCTGAGCTTCAGGATATGGGAGA includes the following:
- a CDS encoding metallophosphoesterase encodes the protein LIKDFVGAAIEEAIKLETALRTLTTDVKVVLMHYSPVTDTLRGEPEYIYPFLGSSRLLEPLETHGASVIFHGHAHAGQLEGRTPSGVPVFNVALPLLRQHGLSFRIWETPAPERRRAAQPAAGGGERAGGAAA